TTCTTCAAAAACCGATGGAGGAATCGCTGAAGAAGTCGTGCCAAACAAGACCTTAATTACCTGAGGACTGTCGTTGAAGAGTCGCTCCAGCTACACCCCGTGGCGCCTCTCCTTCCGCACTTCTCAATGGCTAGATGCAGCATCGATGGTCACACGATCCCTGCTGGGTTACGAGTCTTGATCAACTCTTGGGCGATCGGCAGGGACGCACGCTACTGGGAGGATGCCGAGGAGTTTATCCCTGAGAGGTTTGTTGGTGACGGTAGTGCTACGCATGTTAACTTCAAGGGGAACGACTTCCAGTTCTTGCCTTTTGGGTCTGGACGAAGGATGTGCGCTGGAGTGAACTTCGGGATAGCCTGCATAGAGCTGATGCTGGCAAACCTTGTGCATCGTCTTGACTGGGAGTTGCCGGTGGGGAACAAGAGAGGTGACATCAATATGTCCGAAGTGTTTGGGCTAGTGGCGAGCCAAAGAGAGAAGCTTCTCCTAGCTAGTTCCAAAATTACGTATATAGAATCATATATGTTACATGCAAGCACTAAAATAAATGTCGAATGGCCGTGGATATAGTAGAATAAGTTGTCCAGTTGTCCTCAAACTTGTTTATTAATAGTAACCATTTTGGTTTTTGAACTTTTAATTTGCATATATAGGTTCCTAAAGGTAGTAACTCAAATTAATTATTGTTAAATGGTAGAAGTAGGCCGCAAGGGATGTGAAACCGCTACGGCCTATATTGCTTAATTAAGCACAATAATCGTACAACGTACGACAATATAAAATTAGGATCCCAAGTCGACTTCCGAAATATTTTGGTGCATCTTACTTTCTCGTGGTGCTGGTGATTTAATTGGACAAGAGAAAAATATATGAGATCGTAGTTGAATATACAAAGTACTGTGGTTGCGGCAGGAGCTAGCAAGAACTTACAGTTACAGGTGAGGGGTTTTGCACTTTGCAGCGCCCATtcagttccaacttccaagcagaGGCGCTTGCGTGCAAGGAGACTTGCAGAAACGTACGTAGTTGGATATTGGTCTAAGCTTCTATTTGGTTCCTTTAGTCAAGTTTAGTCCAGGACTAAACTTCAATCCCTACCATGTTTGAATCAAAGACTAAAGTCCATtaatacaaacaaacaaagaCGAAAATATCTCTAATCAAATCACAAAACCAAGGAGATCGAGGAGGAGCGAACAAACGACTGACGAAACCAAGCCCACGCCACCACACGCACGCGCAGAGCGCAGAGCGCAGGCGcatcccaccaccaccaccacctcctcgcccGATCTtcccgccccgccgctcgccgcaccCTGATGTCGGCCACCGACCCTTCCGTGGCGGCCACCGACCCAGACAGCCCCAACGCCGTCCACCTCACCTGGAACGTCTGGCTGCGCTCCAAGGTCGAGGCCAGTCGTTGCGTCGTGCCGCTCGCCGCCATTGTCTCACCCGCACGCGTCCCGAATCCCTCCGCCATGGCCCTGCTGCCGCTACCCTACCCACCGCTCCGTTGCAAGCCACCCTGCTCCGCCCTCCTCAATCCCTTCGCGCGCGTCGACTTCGCCGCCAAGATTTGGATCTGCCCACTCTGCTTCTCCAGGAACCACTTCCCGCCGCACTACGCCGCCATCCCCAAGTCCAACTTCCCGGCCGAGCTCTTCCTGGAGTGCTCAACCGTCAAGTACATCGTCGACGGCACCCCCGGGGCTaccggagccccgccgtcgCCCATCTTCCTCTTTGTCGGGTGTGGGTGGAgcgggtgcggcggcgtggggaggagcggggaCGGGGGCAGGGtgtggagaggagagggggcggTAGCGGCGGTGTGGGGAGCGAGCGAGGGCAACCCAAAGGGAGGATTCGGAACGGGTGGGAATAGGCAATAAAGAAGGGGCATGGGTGTCCTTCTGggcttttagtccactttagtcaCCTAAGGAATTAGAGGACTAAACCCTTTAGTCCTCTTTTAGTCCCTATGTTTGGcagtttagggactaaaagagGCTAAAAAGgagagactaaagtttagtcctacGAACCAAACAGAGCTCAGTAGGGCAGTGATGGAAATATTAATTACAGAGTCTGACAAAAAACAAAACTACTGTCTTTTTAATTGCAGTACAGCTATAAAATTATAATAACTAGTTCGCCGATCCATGCTACTGCACGGACTAATAATTCATAAAAATAATTAGGGCATAAGCTAAGACTCAAAATAGCTTACCTTCCTCTCTTATTTgttaatatttaaaataaatgctcatataaatatatatatctatCTTTATCCATCTTCATAAACTGTAGTTAGCGATTACTATATTTAGTTTTTTTCATTCAgatcatactccctccattcctgtTCATAAGGCGTCTTCCAAATTAGATTTTgatcattcatttatcttatcttatattatttatgattataaacttataatcattggagagtacatttggTTACAAATCTGATCATgtcaaatttatattaaaaataaaaatttgttggttaaattattggtcaaagattgtaaagtttgaatcttgatatgtgtgCGCTTTATAaataggaacggagggagtattttttttcactttgcatcgcactTGAATACATATTTGACATGCATTTAATTGAACTCTTAGTTTAAGCTAGTTTAAGGTAGAAATCACTGTTCTGActctatacatatatataaattatATTGTGATATACATCAAGTGGGAAATTCTTGCAGCAGGCCTGCTTATCAGAGCCCACTTCGAAGTTGTATTTCACGAGGAATGTCCTTTCATGAGCCCAAGTCCACTGATAGCTAAGCCCAACCTATCTCGTAATTGAGGGAGGCGGCTTTACCAAATCAAAGTTTTGCAACCAACAAAATGCGTCAAGACTCAAGAGCAACTTCGCGGAGTGTCGTCGTGACATTTTTACAGCTGTCATGCACAATTCGGCAAAGGAATATTCTTTACGGACGTACTAGCGCCCGgacgtttgataatttttttttatcgaacgctccgtcgcaacattgaacaataactatcgaaacatcaaaaatcaacacttgcaacacgAGGATTGCAATacctttacgtgcatgaaacatctcgaACCACTTTGTacaacattcaaaacagacacattgcaacaacattgcaacaacatAAAAAGTATCTCTTACAGcattgcaacaacgaaagaaTAAGAGAccgaaataaagaaaacaactatatgcaacatcataaACAAGTTGGTGCAGCACCTGATTGCTGGCAAGTCGgactgttgcaaaacagatgaaataTCAAAAGCCACTGTTGCAACATCCCAAAATAACTAATGCAACACCAggaggtacctattgcaacatggagCCGTCAGTAGGCGCGAGCTTCTGCTGCTCCGGTTCGCTACGACGTCGAGCATCACGCGGAGGAGACGGAGCTCGCTCAGATCCATGATGACCAGCCTGCCCATCGTCGGTCGAAGGAGAGGAGACGCTACCGGATATggggagggcgccgccggccggggtagGGGAGGATCAGGGGCTTGCTTGGATCTCACTGGGATTGGGAAGAGGACTATCGGATCCGCGGACGTTGGGCGCTCCCGGTGGGTGAGGATGCCGGAGTGGGGAAGGGGCGCCGCCGGGGTGGGCGAGGAGGATGccggggtgggggacgaggctgCTGGGGTGGGGGAGTGCACCCACCTAGGCATCCACCTTAGCCTCCATCTGCAGCACGGGATTGATGCGGGGATGAGAAGGAAGGCTGCAGCGGCGATGAAGAGCGCAGAGGATAAGATATGCCTGTCGGTGGAAACGAATATGTGAACGAGAATGAGGTTGGCTGGCGGAGCATCCGGACGCCGGACGCCCGTAGCCTAGCGTTTCCGTATTCTTTATTCTGGCCTCTACTTATTAGCACTTACGATATCAACGCTAGTAGCTTGTTAATTAGCGTGTTGAATGAGTGATATGTTTTTATACTTCACGGGTTATCTaaacttagaaaaaaaatacaaattctCATACATCATTGACATTTATGGATGCGATCGTGTATGCATGTCATCATGTGTGCGGAAACTACCGAAGTCAGAACCTACAATACAATCGAAATGTTATATAAGCACTATCATTCCATCGCTGATCGATCAACCTCCGCCACAAACTGAGACGATACGATCCATTGCCATGGCGAACCTAGCACAGCAGTTCATGCTTGAGCTGACGGCTCCACGAGCATGGTTGCTTCtgctcctccctctcttcctcttgcTTGCACGCTACTCGCTCAGCGCCAAGAGTGCGAGGAAgatgaagcagcagcagcaggacgaCCACGTACCGCCTTCACCTCCGGCGCTGCCGGTCCTCGGGCACCTCCTCCTCGTGGGCCCGCTCCCGCACGTCTCCCTCCGGAGCCTCGCCAGGAAGCACGGCCACGACCTcatgctcctccgcctcggcgccatgccggtcgtcgtcgtctcgtcgccgcgcgccgccgaggcggtaCTGCGCACGCACGACCACGTGTTCGCGTCCCGGCCGCTCTCCCTCGTCGCCGAGGTCGTCATGTACGGCTCCTCGGACATCGGCTTCGCGCCGAACGGGGACTACTGGCGGAAGATGAGGAAGCTCGTCACCACGCACCTCCTCACCGTCAAGAGGGTGCAGTCACTACGCCACGCCCGCGAGGAAGAAGTAAGATTGATGCTAGTACCTTCCAAAAGTTAGCAACTCTTATTATTAGTTGACGCTGTAAAAACGTGACGTGTGTACGTGCTTGGGCAGGTGAGCACGGTGATGGCTCGGATCGGCGAGGcgatcgccgccggcgcggcggtggacgTGGGCGATCTGCTCGGCTCGTTCACGAACGACCTGGCCTGCGGCGCCGTTATGGGCAAGTCATCCCGGAGCAAGGACCGGAACAAGCTGTTCCGGCAGCTCGTCGTCGACACGTCCCCGCTTCTAGGCGGATTCAACGTCGAGGAGTTCTTCCCGTTCCTCGCCCGCTTCGGCGTGATAAGCAAGTTGGTCCGCGCCAAGTCCGAGAGGTTGAGGATAAGGTGGGACGAACTGCTGGACAGGCTGATCGATGACCACGAGAAAAAGCACAACAAACCGATGTCAGCAGCGAGTGATCCGAAGGACGAGGATGACGACTTCATACACATCTTGCTCTCTGTTCGGCAGGAGTACGGCCTTACCAGAGAGAACATGAAAGCTATCCTGCTTGTAAGTTTACATTCATCTCATATTATTAATAAATTTCGATGCACAAATACACACAGCTCGCGAATTCTGTTTCGTTCAGGCCTGAATCCTGATGATAAAGGAGTTTTGGTCAAGCAGGATGTGTTTTTCGGGGGAATAGACACAGCAGCTTCGGTACTGGAATACACCGTCATTGAGCTCATACAGAGGCCACAAGTGATGAGGAGACTCCAAGCCGAGGTGAGGAGCATCGTGCCCAGCGGACAGGACATCGTCAGCGAGGCCGACCTGAACAGCATGGCCTACCTGAGAGCCGTCATAAAGGAGTCGCTCCGGCTGCGCCCCGTGACGCCGCTCCTCGCGCCGCACTTCTCCATGGCCAGCTGCAGCATCGACGGGATGGTGGTCCCCGCCGGTGTTCGCGTTCTGATCAACATCTGGGCCATCGGCAGGGACCCGCGCTTCTGGCAGGACGCGGAGGAGTTCATCCCCGAGAGGTTCCtcgacggcggcagcgcggcgggcgTCAGCTTCAAGGGGAACGACTTCCAGTTCCTGCCCTTCAGCGCCGGCCGCAGGCAGTGCCCCGGGATGAACTTCGGGATGGCCGCCGTCGAGGTCATGCTGGCGAACCTCGTGCACCGATTCGACTGGGAGATGCCGccggggaaggaggcgcgcgACATCGACATGACCGAGGAGTTCGGGCTGGTGGTGCACAGGAAGGAGAAGCTCCTATTAGTTCCGAAACTAGTACGTGTGTAGCACCATCATTGCAACCAAGCGATCCAACAGATGGCCAATGGATGCAGGCCGGATTCTTGGTACAGCATGTCAGCATGATGACTAGTTGCGTCAGTGTAACAATAGTTtacttattttcatttttttggaACTGTTTACTTATTTTCATAGATTGTTTCAATTCTTGTGTCGAACACGTTTGCGCATGCGTACTATGATGTCGATTGGCTGTTGGCGCGTACCATAGGTCACCATTTGTAATAATCAGTCTTCTAAAGTAACGAAGTTTTCTTCCTGTATAATTAACATTCTGCCCACAGGCACTTCCCGTAGTTTTTTTATAATAGTTGTGAATGCTTGGAGTGTTTTAATTGTTATTTAGTAAAACGCACGCCCTATATTTCAGCCTTCAGAAAAATCATGCAAGATTTCAGATAATGTGTGTGAAAATGCAGTAAGTTTGGAGAAAGGGCTCAAGAGTAGACCGCACTAGTGGCAGCCATTGGCAggtgttgatggtgttggataggttctggaacttgctattgtcaccatcgtcttcgtcttccttagtcttgcccttatcttttgtGCCAGATGGTTCTGACAGGTcattcatgactctgcgtagactgaaacaatctatcgtagtctgcttgtggtatgggtgccatgggatggcactgtttcttcaggagctcgttgaacgagggcctgtcttgattcttgctgccacctttcttggacggcTGTGATATTGTCACaatagtattgtctggctttcgcTTGCGGTTGTTACCTTCcaagtagttattttggttgtcgtTGCTAGGGTGATCAttacggttcttgtcattgtgttggccattgttctgattattgttgttctggccttTGTTGCGATTAGACTCGAACCTCTTGATCTCCCtgccttcttcatctgcccatgcctgtatcatgatctcgagagatttgacatcaacGGGGCGTCTTCTGCCAAAATCTTAGAACATCCGGCAATCATCGAGACCATTCTAGAAGTA
This portion of the Setaria viridis chromosome 7, Setaria_viridis_v4.0, whole genome shotgun sequence genome encodes:
- the LOC117862910 gene encoding indole-2-monooxygenase-like; amino-acid sequence: MANLAQQFMLELTAPRAWLLLLLPLFLLLARYSLSAKSARKMKQQQQDDHVPPSPPALPVLGHLLLVGPLPHVSLRSLARKHGHDLMLLRLGAMPVVVVSSPRAAEAVLRTHDHVFASRPLSLVAEVVMYGSSDIGFAPNGDYWRKMRKLVTTHLLTVKRVQSLRHAREEEVSTVMARIGEAIAAGAAVDVGDLLGSFTNDLACGAVMGKSSRSKDRNKLFRQLVVDTSPLLGGFNVEEFFPFLARFGVISKLVRAKSERLRIRWDELLDRLIDDHEKKHNKPMSAASDPKDEDDDFIHILLSVRQEYGLTRENMKAILLDVFFGGIDTAASVLEYTVIELIQRPQVMRRLQAEVRSIVPSGQDIVSEADLNSMAYLRAVIKESLRLRPVTPLLAPHFSMASCSIDGMVVPAGVRVLINIWAIGRDPRFWQDAEEFIPERFLDGGSAAGVSFKGNDFQFLPFSAGRRQCPGMNFGMAAVEVMLANLVHRFDWEMPPGKEARDIDMTEEFGLVVHRKEKLLLVPKLVRV